The sequence AGCATGGACGTGGCGAGCATACGGATGCCCGGCTACGGCTGATTTTCGAGAACGGTACCGAGTCGAACATGCTGCGCCGTTCGTTGGGTCGGGCACTTTACATGGACGAGACCGGTCGGCGCATCTTGCAGGATCGTGACGAGGCGTTGGCCCAGGCTTTTCAGGACATTCGAGTCACGCATCGCGACCGTCGTACGGGATGCATCTACATCGTCAAAACGCTAAGCCAGAATCCCGCGCTGAAGCAGTTCCCGTATCTCTACAAGATCGGCTACACCGAGCAGACTGTAGATGAGCGGATTCGCAATGCCGAGCGGGATATTGCATTTTTGGAGAGCCCGGTTCAGAAGGTCACGGACTTCGAGTGTTTCAATATGAACCCCCAGCGCTTCGAGGCTTTGGTGCATGCTTTCCTTGCGGCGCAGCGCTTGAATGTGGAACTGATCGGAAAGGATGGCAAACATTACCGCCCCCGCGAATGGTTCGCGGTGTCGCTCGAGGTTGCCCGAGAGGTTATCAACCGGATCATTGACGGCAGCATCACCCAGTACCGAATGGACAATACGACCGGGAAGATCGTAAAAAAACGCCTCCCATCAACCGACGCGAATGGGGAGCGGGCATGAAACACCAGAGGCGTAGTTGGTGTAAGGCTGCGGAAGCTGGTTTGCACAAAAAATAATTAGATGGCTAAGTTAGAGAGAGCGGCATCCAAGCTGCTCTCTCTGGCGCATCGAGTTATCAGTGAGATTTTTTATCTGCAGCTTGCTGTAGTCGGTTAAGGAGCCAGCAAGCCAGCACCATGGCGACCAGTAGCGGTGGGAAGCGCAGCATCAGGGCCACCAGAAGCAACACCGTCAGGCAACCGGCAAAGATGCCGGCAAACATGAACGCGGCTGCGAACGTGCGTAGCAGTAGCTTCATATCGCCTCCTTACAGGTAGCCCAGCTCTGCCAGTGACACGCAGCCTTCGTTCCCCACCACGATGTGATCGAGCGTGCGCACACCGACGAGATTCAGTGCGTCCCGCAGTTTCGTGGTGAGGTTGCGATCCGCCATGCTGGGCTCAGGGTCACCCGAAGGGTGGTTGTGCACCAGGATCAAGGCGGCGGCGTTGTGCTCCAGGGCGAGCTTCACGACCTCCCTGGGGTACACGCTGGCTCCATCGAGAGTCCCCCTGAACAGCTCCTCGAACGCAATCACCCGGTGGCGGCTGTCGAGCATGAGCAGGGCAAATACCTCATGCTCATAGTCAGCCAGCAGCGCCTGTAGGTGACTGAACACCTCCTTAGGCGACGTCAGGGCGCGTCCCTTGCGCAGGCGCAGACTGGCCAGTTGCTTGGCCATCAGCAGGATGTCGTTTTCCGTCACCGGCGAATCGACCAGGTAGGTGCCTGTCGTGTCACTGGCTTTCAGCTTGTGCAGGCGCATGGCGGCCTCCTTGGTCTTGGTCTGTGGGTGGGGTTTGACGAGCAGCCTGTGCATCGAGCTTTTCAGCCAGGCTAGGTTTGGTGGGATTGACTGGATAGGTCGTTGCTGCAGCTGGTGCTTCACCCTCGGGGTAGAACTCTTCCACGATGGCGCTGGCATCCTCCTCGCTGTCTTCGAACGCACCGTTGCCAAAGCCACGTCGTGCTGCCTCATCCAAAGCGGCTTGATCGAAGCCCGCAGCCTGGCGCCTCGAATCGAGTTCGCTGGCCGTCACCAGTGCTTCAGCCATGTCCATGCTGCCGCGTACTGTCAGGTCGGCGTAGAAGATCGGCGTGCCATGGCTTTGTCGCGTCGACTTCCCACGAAGACGCAGCTCCAGCGGCAGACAGGCCAGGCGGTTACCAGAGATGGCTTGGAAGTAATGCAGGCGAGCCGCCAAGGTGCGGATGCTGTTGAAGCCGGTGGTGCGAAACACGAAGCTACCCAGCGGATCCTCATCGCCAATGAGTACGTTCAGGCGGCCGTAGGGCTTGCAGGCACCGCCTTTCGCCATCGGGCAGGCATCCGGTGAAGGGCAGGGCAGCGACTGCATGCCGTCCTGAGTGGCTCGCTTGCAGGTTTCGCCATTGCCGACGCAAACCGGGCGCCCCGATTGCCGGTCGAACAGCGTGTAGTCAGCGCGGAAGTTCAGCTCCGGTTCGTTGAACAGCAGGCGTACCGGAATGCTGCGCAGCTTGTCGTCCTTGCCTTGACGCAGCTCATCATTGAGCGGGTGCAGCAGCCAGCCGTCCTTGCCTTGCACCTGTGAGGTGATAGTGAATTGGTCATCCTTCTCCGGTAGTCGTTTGCCGTTCTTCTCGATGACCTTGCCGATGGAAATCCGCCCGAGTACCGGCGGCGTGATAGCCAGACCTTTGAGCATGTTGTGTCTCCTGGAAATGAAAAAAGGCCAGCCACGCAGCGCGAACTGCATGGACTGGCCAAGGGGAGGGAGTTATGAGAAGAGGTTGGAATCAGCCGACCAGGAAGCGCCGTGCGCCGGGTTTGATCAGCGAATATTTGGCTTTCAGGTGCGGTCTCTCCTGAAGTAGCCGGGCCACGTCGAAGCCGACGCTGTCTTTGGCTTTACGCCAGCTGATGTACCCGTTGGTGAACTCAGCCCGACTGGCATCGCCCATGGCCTGTTGCAGCATCTGCTTGAGCTGGGCTTCACGCTTTTCCTTATCGGCAATCGCTTGGCGCAGTGCTTTGAGCTCAATGTAGGCCGCTGACAATCCAGCATGACCGCTGAAATCCACGGTCTCGCCCGAGTCCGTAGGGAATAAGCAGCGCAGGGCGGTCTCGGCGGAAGCTGTGCCATCTGCGGGCGGTGGTGTATCCGTTTCCACGTACTGCCAGAAACATCGTTCGAGCTCGATCAGGCGAGCGATCATCTGCTCATCCCGCTCTATGCGGTGGATCTCCAGATGCTGCCCTCCGAGCACAACCGCCACATCGGCAGCCTGCTTGCCCGTGACGGCGAGCTGATGCATCACCTGCAACTGCACATATTCGGGCACGCCCTCTTTCCAGAGGCGTGCCCCGTTTATGCCGGCTGTCTTGCATTCGAGGATCTGCACGTCGTCGGCACCGATTACTTCGCGGTCGATATTGGCTAGCATCCAGGACAACTCAGGATCCGGGTGCTGCAGCACGGCATTGATTCGGCGGACCTTGTTCTTGGTGCGCTTGCTGTAATGCCAGGCCACGATGGGCTCTAGGACGTTGCCCCAGTACATCGGGCTGTCCTCATCATCGGGATCGGTTTTTGGTAATCCGGTGTCGCGCCCGGTCTTTTCCAGCCACAGCTCCAGTTGCGATTTGTAGGGGTTGAGGCCGACGGCAGCGGCTGCATCGGAGCTGCCGATGCCTTGCTTGCGGACTGCCAGCCAATCTTCGCGAGGCAATTCCTTGGTGCTGATCAGACGCAAAGCCGGACGGGGTTTGCTGGTACTGCGGTTCAATGAGGTTGCTTTCATGCTGTTCACCTTGCAGGCATAAAAACGCCCAGCCAGCGCGAAGCTGACCGGGCGATACGGTTGAGATGGGGTGATGGGGGTTAGGCAGCGAGCTGAAGAGCGGTATCCAGGGCTCGTTGCTTGATCTGCGCGCCTTGGCCGAACCAGGCTGAATCAAGCCGGTACTCAGTGCTACGTGCACGCCGTTCGTGATCGACATACTCGGTCACGGCATTGAGCAGGCCCCAGGCGGTGCCTTTGGCCGATTCCAGCTGACTGCCCCGGCCCCGGCCTTCGTAGAGCTCCTGAACCTTGCGCAGGGCGCGCTCGTTGGGTAGCTGTTCAGGAAGCTGGCCAGTCGGACTGACCTCGCACATGACGTTCATAAAGAAGCCCATTGCCTCATGCCACTGCACCTTACGCTCAGCCAGATGGCGCATGCGGTACATGAAGTCGTCCCATTGCGAGACGGCGATGCCGAGCTGCTTCTTCACCGTATTGGGATCGAAGCGAGTGTTGTGCGGCACCTTGATGGCTCGGCTGGTGCCGTCCAGAGCGATGGTCAGGGTGTTGTTGCACACCACGCGAACAGTGGTCGGCGTTGCGGTGGTGGCCAAGGTGCCGTCGCACGACGTAGCCAACAGCAGGTAGCCGTTGACCTGGTCGTTACCCTTGATCGCCGTGCCTTGCCCAGTGCGTGCAAGCGCCCAGAACTTGCGCCCGCCCTTGAGCACGCCAGCGGTTTCCAGCTCGTAGCCGGAGACCTCGGTCAGATCCCGGTAGAACTCCAGTACCTCGCGTGGCTGCACGGTGTGATAACGCTTGGAGACCACTGACAGCGGGGCTTTGGTATCCGAGCGATAGAGCACCTTCTGCTCGGGGAAAGAATGAATCGTGCCGAGATGGCCAATGGCATCCGATTTGAAATGAACGGGGCTTTCCAGGATCTGCCAGTCCATACCGGCTTCACGTTGCCAGACCTCAATGGGTTGTTTTTGCGGCAGGTTGTTGCCCAGACCGTGCCAAGGGGTAGCTCCGGCGTAGGCCATGGTTTCGACGAGATGAGCCATGAGAACGATTCCTTTGGGTGCGCGCCGGCATAAGCGCCGCGCAGAGCGCAGCACCGGCTGGGAGTTAGAGAAAGAGGGAGTGGAGCCGCCTGATCAGGTCGGCAGATTGAAGCGATGCCCGCAGAGCAGGCAGAGGTTGTTAGCCAGGACGTGGCGATCGAGCTTGTGGCCAAGCTGAGCGCCGAGCGCGCAGCCACCGACGCCGCCGGCCAGTCCGCCGAGGATGGCTCCGGAGATTGAGCCGACGGTAATACCGACAGGGCCGGCAATAGCGCCAACAGCCGCCCCGGCTTGACCGCCAGCCAGCGCAGCACTGATGCCACGAGCAGCACCGCCGACCGTGCCGACAGCAGCGGCGATCTTCATGGCGTGGTGGAAGGAAGCGACTTTGGGGGAACGACAGCGAGGGCACTGCAATGACATGAGGTGAACCTTCTTGATGGTGATGTCATTGCGGTTATGTAGGGCTGAGATTTTTTTGAATCGAATGGCCGGCTTTCAGGCGCGTATCAAATCGAGCAATGGGCTGGAGTCGGCCAAAAGCGGCCTGTCGCGAAGGGCAGGTTTCAGCTAAAAGTAGATAAGGGCGCGTTAGCGGAGCTCGTTTTTTTGTCCTGACGAAGTGGTAGATGGGCGAATCGGCGAGACCGAAACTCATATCGCAGGGTATGAGCGCCAAGCCCCGCCCATCAGATACCGAGGGTTTGGTGGTTTGAACGATCTATCCGGATAGCTCCGGTTTGGCACCAGGTTTTTGCTCGTCGGAGTTTTGCGCGCTGGAAGACGCCTCGATAGACGATGGGTTTTCCTCATCCAGCTGGCAAATCGTGCAGTTCTGGCTATCTGGATGATTAGTTTCGACATAGCGAACGCGGCGGCTTCCCGATTGCCGGTTTGCGCTCACGCGGAAACGGGGTCGATCAGGGGTCTTCATATTCAATCCCTCACGTAGCGAAATGGATGCTTGGTAACGTCGCCTGGAGGCTGCGAACGGTGATGGATTCCCCGGGCCTCAAGGGGGCTGGCATGACGTGCTCAACCCTCAGGACTGTGCTCAACCTGTTCGCAATAGCGACGGAAATTATCCGTCAGGTCGGGTGGGCATACGCCGCACTGGCGATTCCCCGGCACGGCGTGATCGATGAACTTGGGATAAGGCAAATTCAATTCCGCCATGATGTCGCGGAAGCGCTCCAACGTTATCGCTTCACCGAGTCGGGGATTGCGCTGCTTTTCCTGGGCGATGGTCGAGACTCGTCGACCACTGTAGTCATGGCCGGGATAGACCAGGGTGTCGTCTGGCAGCGTGAACAGCTTGTTTCTAACGCTGTGAAACAGGTCGTCGGCGCTGCCGTTCTGAAAGTCAGTCCTACCGCAGCCGTCGATGAGCAACGCATCACCGCTGAACAGGCGATCACCGAGGAGGTAGGCGAAGTGCCCGTCCGTGTGGCCGGGGGTATGCAAAGGCGTGAACTGCAGGCTGCCGACTATGAAAGGGACGCCTTCCACGATGCCCACATCCGTGCAGGGCAGCTTGTCGATAGCCGGCCCCGCGATACGGCAGCCGGTCTGCTTCTTTAGCTCCAGCGCGGCGGTGATATGGTCGGCATGTATATGGGTGTCCAAGGTGAACGCCAGCTGCAGGTCCAGCCTGGCCAGCTCGGCCAGGTCGCGGTCCGTTGCGGAAATGACCGGGTCGATGAGCACGGCCTGGCCGGTGTCCTCGCATCCGAGTACGTAGGTATAGGTGGACGACACGGGCTCAAACAGCTGGCGAAATATCATGATGGTCTCGGCTAGTGGTGAGTGTTCAGCGGTGCCTGTTCCAGCGCACTGAGCAGTGCATATTTTTCCTGATCGATCTCGCCCCGCGTGCGGATACCCAGCCGGCGCAAGATCGCCAGCGGCGGGCACCAGCCCTGCAAGCCGTGTTGCAGAAGAAACGGCAGCACGACGCCGGGCAGCAGAAACCACTTTCGGTTCGCTGTCAGGCCAAGCAGCAGGCCAGACAGCGCGAGCGAGGAGGCATTGACCTCGAGCACGCGCTCGACATCCCACTCGCGATCCAGGGCGTCGATACGCTGAAGGATTGCGCTTCGTCCCATCCCGCTGAAGTGACGAATGTTCTCGTCCGTTTGCCGATCGATTTCCTGATTCACAGGTAGGGACGTTGAGCGGCGAACCCGGTCCGCCTGGTCATGATGGGTACTGTTCTGCTGTATCGATGACATGTTGATCTCCTGGTTCGCGCCGACAGGGTGGGCGCGGCGAGGTGAAAAGTCACAGCGATGCCGCATATTTTTAGGGTGTGTGCGGGTGGTCGAGTTCCGACCGGGCGTCCGCTGCCGCGTTGATACGATCTATTGAAATATATATTGATAAATCGTATTGTCAAATTCACCTGACCCACCTGAATAAAAATGGCCCACATGGCAGATCTCGATATCGAAACGCTTCGTCGCAGTGCCGCGGACGCCTGCGGCTTGCTGAAAGTGCTCGGCAACCCTGACCGCCTGTTGTTGCTCTGCCAGCTGACCCAGGGCGAGCACTGCGTGGGTGACCTCGCCAGTGCGACGGGCATTGTGCAGCCGACCCTGTCGCAGCAGCTCACGGTGCTGCGCCACAACGGCTTGGTCAGCACCCGACGCGAGGGCAAGCAAGTGCATTACAGCATCGCCAGCCCTCAAGCGATGGAGGTCATGCAGGTGCTTTACCGGCTTTACTGTCAGCATCCCGAACGCGAGGAATCCTCGACATGACGATTGATTGGGTACATTTCACACCCTGGTCCTCGCTCGCCGGGGGCGCGCTGATCGGTCTTGCTGCGGCCTTGTTTATTCTGTTGGGCGGGAGAATCGCGGGCGTCAGCGGCGTGATCGGCGGGTTGCTGCGGCCGGCCAAAGGCGATGTGCTCTGGCGTGTTGCATTCATTGCCGGGCTGGTGATCGCGCCGGTGCTGTTTCAGGCCGCGTTCGAGCAACGAGACATCGACGTAGAGGCGAGCACCTTGACCCTGATCGCGGCTGGTGTGTTGGTCGGGATCGGCACGCGGTATGGCTCCGGTTGTACGAGCGGGCATGGCGTCTGCGGGTTGTCGCGACGGTCGCCGCGCTCGCTGGTCGCGACGGCCGCCTTCATGGCCAGCGGCTTTCTAACCGTATTTGTCATCCGCCACCTGCTGGGCTGAGGAGTTGCCATGAAATTACTGAGCGCCTTTATAGCGGGGCTGGTTTTCGGCCTCGGCCTGATCCTGTCTGGGATGGCCGATCCGTCCAAAGTGATCGCCTTTCTCGATCTGGCCGGGCCGTGGGACCCCTCGCTCGCGTTCGTTATGGGCGGTGCGATTGCGGTCGCCAGTGTCGGGTTCTATTTCGCCTCCAAACGGTCCCGGGCGGTGCTGGGAGATATCATGCGAATGCCCACCGCCACCCGGATCGATCGCCCTCTTGTACTGGGCAGCCTGGTATTCGGAGCGGGATGGGGGCTGGCTGGCTATTGTCCGGGTCCGGCGGTCGCGACGCTTTTGAGTGGTCGGAGCGAACCGCTGATCTTTGTCCTCGCCATGTTGGCAGGTATGGCGCTCTACGAGTTGCAGACACGCTTTTCAGGGAAGCCGCAGTGAAACGTTGCGGTCGCTGTAAATCGAAAGGTGATCCAAGGCTTCCGGAGCGCAACGATGGTTGAGATCGGGCTCGGGCTATTGGTCGGCCTCGTCCTGGCGCTGACGGGTGCTGGCGGCGGCATCCTCACCGTGCCGTTGCTGATCTTCGTGGTCGGGCTCGAGCTGCATCAGGCCGCGCCCATCGGGTTGATGGCGGTCGGGCTTGCCGCATGGGTTGGGGCGGTGATTGGGCTGAGGGACGGCATTGTCCGTTACAAGGCGGCGGCGCTGATGGCCTGCTGCGGTGTGTTGCTCGCGCCCGTCGGCGTCTGGGTGGCCGGGCGGGTAGCGCACGATGTGCTCGCCGTGGTGTTTGCGCTGGTGATGTTCTGGGTTGCCTTCAGGGCATTCAGGCGCCCGCCGAGCGATGACACGACCCCGAGGGCCGTGCCCTGTCGGTTGAATCCCGACACGGGCCGTTTCCACTGGACGTCCCGCTGCGCGGCCACTGTCGCCGCGTCCGGCACCTTGGCCGGTTTCCTCTCCGGCTTGCTGGGGGTCGGCGGCGGGTTCGTGCTGGTGCCGGCGCTCAGTCGCTTCAGTGATCTGCCGATGCATTCGATTGCCGCCACGTCGTTGGCGGTCATCGGCCTGGTGTCGGTCAGCGGCGTGTTGTCCGCCGCGCTGACGGGTAGCATTCAGTGGGCAGTGGCGCTGCCGTTCTCGGCCGGTGCGGTGCTGGGGATGTTCGCCGGCCGCATGGTTTCATCTCGCCTGGACGGGCGCCTGCTGCAGCGAGGCTTCGGGTTGGTCGCGGCTGTTGCCGCGTCGGCCTTGCTGCTTCAAGTCGCCTTCTGATCGCACACCCGCAGGTGGCAAACCAGACACCTGCGCGCGACCGGATAAGACGTTAGCCTTCCTGAACCGGCAGGTTTGCCGCCTTCCAGGCCATCCAGGAACCGGGGACATTGGCCACATCACAAAAGCCGGCCTTCTTGAGGATGCTGGCGGCGATGGAGGCGCGATAGCCGGAGCCGCAGTAGGTGGCGGTGGTCTTGTCCGGATCCAGCTCGTTGAGCCGGTCAGCAAGGTGCGCGACGAAGATGTGCCTAGCGCCAGGCACCCGGCCCGCCGCGACCTCTTGAGGGCTGCGTACATCCAGCACCTGCACATCGGGCGCTTCACGACGTGCATTCAGTTCATGAACCGTCCATTCCTGAAGCCTGTTCAGCGGTAGCGCCGCGTTCTGCCAGTCCGTCATGCCGTTGCGTAGATAGCCGCGAATATCGTCAAGGCCTATCCGGTAGAGCTGGGTGACAGCCTGGTGAACATCGTCGGCCGATTCGCCCACCAGCAGGATCGGGCGAGCGTCGTCGAGCATCCAGCCAGCCCAGTTCACGAACTCGTTGCGCAGGGCAATGTTGATCGCCCCGGGCACGTGCCCGCCGCCAAACGCGAGGATCGAGCGGACGTCCACGACCTGCATGCCGCGCGCCGCCAGTGTCTCGAACTCGGACGGCGCGAGTGGCGGTGGTAGGGAAGCGCCCTCCATCTGTACGGCCGAACGCACGTTCAGCTGTTTCAGGCGCGCGTAGTGACGGGGTGGTTCCGGCATGTCCGCCAGTAGCCAATCGATAAACTCGTCCTCGCTCCGCTGCTCGCGCAACGCGGGGTTGAAGAGACGCTCGCTGCCGAGCGTGGAGTGGCGTCGGTCGCCGATGGATTTGCCGCAGGCCGAGCCGGCGCCGTGGCAGGGGTAGATTTCGATCCGGTCGCCAAGGGGCAGGTAGTGATCGAAAAGTGTGTGGTACAGCGCGCCGGCGAGTTTTCGTTCACTGCCTTCGCCCAGCAGGTCGGGGCGCCCGACGTCCAGGTTGAACAGGGTGTCGCCGGTAAACAGCGCGATCGGCTGGTCGCCCTGCTGGGCGTCGAACAGCTGCAGGGAGATGTGTTCTGGCGTATGCCCGGGCGTGTGCATGACTTGCAACGTGGCCTGCCCGAGCTCTATGGTCTCGCCACCGCTGACCTGGCGAAGCTCGAACTCGTAGTTATCCGCGCGACCGCCGATGATCTGTGCCCCGGTGCGCTTCGCCAGCGCCTGGGCGCCGGACACGAAGTCGGCATGGATATGTGTTTCGATGGCGTAGGCGATTCGCAGGCCTCGCGCCTTGGCCATTTGCAGGTAGATATCGATGTCGCGGCGGGGGTCGATGACCGCGGCTACCGCGGCCTTGCTGTCGCCGATCAGATAGGAAATCTGCGCCAGGCCGTCTGTATAAAAAGGTTCGAAAACAAGCATTGCCACCTCCGACGATGGTTAACGGATTGCTCAGTCAACTATTCGGACGGTGTGCGTGGCTGGACGTTCAGGCTATCGAGATGCCGTCATCAGGGAGCGGGAGCCTGCAGGCTGACCACCAGCTCGACGACGAGACCATCCGCCTGCGGTACGAAACGCAGATCGCAGGCACAGCGCTCGGCGATCGCCTTGACAATGGACAGGCCCAGACCACTGCCTTCACCTTCGCCGCTGCGCCAGAAGCGCTCCGTCAGACGCTCGAGCATTTCCGGCGGGATGGCCGAGCCGTGATCCTGCACGCTGAAGCGAACCCGGCTTTCATCCAGCTGGGAGATCGTCAAGCGGATGGTCGTGCCGTCCTGGGTATGGCGGCGGGCATTGTCGAGCAGGTTGCGCAATGCCGCGACCGCCAGGGTGGGCGGCATCGCCAGTGGGCGAAGGGAGACCTCTTGCGCCCCGCACAGCTCGATGTGCGGCCCAGGCTGCTGGCTGGCGTCAGCGATCGCCAGTTGCGCGACTTCGAGCGCCGTGCAACTGAGCCCGTCATCAAAGGACACGCGGCCTTCCACTCGCGCCAGCATGAGCAGCTGTTCGAGGATCCGGTGCAGACGATCCGTGCCGACCTCGGCCTGGGCCAATGCCCGTTTCGCGGTATCGCCCTCGGTCATGGCCGCCACCTGCAGGTGGGTCTTGATGGCGGTCAGCGGGCTGCGCAGTTCATGGGCGGCGTCATCGGTCAGCCGGCGTTCGCGTTCGAGCATGTGCGCGATCCGCGCGAACAGCTGGTTCTGGGTTTCGACCAGGGGCGTCAGCTCTCGCGGCAGTCGCTCGATGTGCAACGGCTCCACCGAGTCGGCGCTGCGTTGCGCCAGGGCCGTGCGGATTCGTCTGAGCGGCGCTAGGCCGTTGCCGATTCCGATCCACAACACGATCAGGCTGCCCAGCAACGCGACGAAAACCGGCAGTGCTGCGGCCAGGAGCACCGAGCGCTGGAGTGCGGTGCGCTCGTCAAGGCGATCGGCCGTGGTGATGCGCATGCCGTTCTGGATGAAGGTGAAGCTACGCCAGGCGGTATCGCCGATCATCTGGTCGTGGAAGCCGGTGCGCTGAGCGTCGAGTGCACTGTCAGGCGCCGCATGGCTGCGCGCCAGGATTTCACCCCGCAAGGAGCTGATCTGGCAGGCCAGGCCGTTTTCGATGCCCAGCTGTTCCGCACTCAGCCGGGTGATCCCGCCTTCGCCCAGTTGCGGCTGCGGCAATTGCACGAGCAAGCCCGCAACCATCCGCGCCGACGCAGCAAGGCGCTGATCGAGGGACTGCATCAACTGATTGCGAACGTCGAAGAGCATCCAGGTCGCGGCCAGCGCCCAGAGCAGCACGAAGGCCGAGCCAAGGGTAAGGGTCAGGCGCAGGCGCAAGCTCATGGGTCGGGTGCCTCGGTGGGAGCCGACGCATGGCCGGCAGGGCCGAGGCGATAACCTATCCCCCTGACGGTTTCGACGATGCCGTTACCCAGCTTGCGCCTGAGATGGTGGATATGGACATTCAGGGCGTTGCTTTCGACGTCATCGCCCAGCCCGTACACGGCGTCCTTGAGCTGCTCGGCCGATAGTACGCGGCCGGGGTTCTGCAGCAGCGCCTGGAGCAGCGCCTGTTCACGGCGCGACAGGTCTACGGGTTCGCCTGCCATGAACGCCGCACAGGCAGCGGGATCGTAGCTCAGCGTCCCGTGTTCGATCATCTGCGTAGCCCGACCGGCAGCGCGGCGCAGCAGGGCATGCAGGCGGGCGGCGAGTTCACGCAGGTCGAAGGGCTTGACGAGGTAGTCGTCAGCGCCTGCCTGAAGCCCGGATACCCGCTCGGTCACCGCGTCCCGGGCAGTCAGGATCAGCACAGGCAGCTCGAGGCCACGGCGGCGCAGGCGCTGGAGAAAGCGCAGGCCGTCTTCGTCAGGCAGGCCCAGATCGAGAATGATCAGGTCGAAGCTGGCTGTGCGCAGCAGCGAGTCGGCCTGCCCGGCCGTAGCGGCATGGGCCACGCTGAAGCCCTGGGCTTCGAGCCCGGCGACGATGCCACTGGCGATCAGTGCGTTGTCTTCTGTCAGCAGTACGTGCATGTGGGAATCGCTTGATAGGCAGCAGTCAGTATCGTCCGCCTGGATTAACGGCGCGTTAGCAGATGGTACGCCGAGTTGCTCGTGCCTCAACGCCTCTCAGCCTTACAGGTTGTGTCCGGGCAAGCCTCGTTAATCGCCTCTTAATCCCGAGTCGGCAAGCTCGCCGTCGAATCGGGTAATCGGGTGTTGTGCATGCGAGCGCTTTTTATCTTTCTGGCCTGCTGCCTATGGTCCGTGCAGCTGGCGAACGCTTCGCCGTTCACCTTCGGTCAGAAGCAGCAGGACTTTCTGCCCGTGGACGAAGCGTTCACGCTGCACGTCGAGCAGCCTGACGCTGGCGGAGTCGTGCTGCGCTGGGACATTGCGCCCGGCTATTACCTCTACCAGGAGCGCCTGCGATTCGCAGGGCTGCCACCGGGGATCGAGCCCCAGTTGCCGCCTGGCGAGGCGTACCACGACGAATATTTTGGTGATTCGCGAATCTATCGCGACAGCCTGGAAGTGCAGCTCCCCGATGCGGATCTCGCGTCGCTTGAACTCGGCTGGCAAGGCTGCGCCGATGCCGGCCTGTGCTATCCGCCGCAGAGCCGCACGGTAGAGCTGGGCGGCAGCAGCACCCCTCCGTCCATGCCGGTTCAGGCCGACGACCAGGCCCTGGCCAGCGGGCTACAGCAGCAGTCGCTGGGCTGGAGCCTGCTGATCTTCTTCGGACTCGGCCTGCTGCTTGCCTTTGCGCCCTGTTCGCTGCCGATGCTACCCATCCTGGCCGGCATCGTGGTGGGTAGCCAGGCCGGGCCTCGCCGCGGCATGGCGCTGGCTGGCGCCTATGTATTCAGCATGGCGCTGGTCTACGCCGCCCTCGGAGTGGTGGCGGCGCTACTGGGTGCGAATCTGCAGGGATGGCTGATGCAGCCGTGGCTGATCGCAAGTTTCGCTGGCCTGTTCGTGCTGCTGTCCTTACCTATGTTCGGCTTCTTCGAACTGCAACTGCCGGCGGGCCTGCGTGATCGGCTGGAGCAGGCCGGCCGCCAGCGCCGGGGCGGCAGCCTCGCCGGGGCCAGCGCGTTGGGTGTGTTGTCCGGGCTGCTGGTGGGCCCTTGCATGACCGCACCGCTGGCCGCGGCGCTGCTGTACATCGCCCAAAGCGGCGACGCCCTGAACGGTGGCCTGGTGTTGTTCGCGCTGGGCCTGGGGATCGGTACGCCGTTGGTGCTGCTGGTGACAGTGGGCAATCGCTTCCTGCCCAAGCCTGGGCCGTGGATGGATCGCG is a genomic window of Stutzerimonas stutzeri containing:
- a CDS encoding sensor histidine kinase; protein product: MSLRLRLTLTLGSAFVLLWALAATWMLFDVRNQLMQSLDQRLAASARMVAGLLVQLPQPQLGEGGITRLSAEQLGIENGLACQISSLRGEILARSHAAPDSALDAQRTGFHDQMIGDTAWRSFTFIQNGMRITTADRLDERTALQRSVLLAAALPVFVALLGSLIVLWIGIGNGLAPLRRIRTALAQRSADSVEPLHIERLPRELTPLVETQNQLFARIAHMLERERRLTDDAAHELRSPLTAIKTHLQVAAMTEGDTAKRALAQAEVGTDRLHRILEQLLMLARVEGRVSFDDGLSCTALEVAQLAIADASQQPGPHIELCGAQEVSLRPLAMPPTLAVAALRNLLDNARRHTQDGTTIRLTISQLDESRVRFSVQDHGSAIPPEMLERLTERFWRSGEGEGSGLGLSIVKAIAERCACDLRFVPQADGLVVELVVSLQAPAP
- a CDS encoding response regulator → MHVLLTEDNALIASGIVAGLEAQGFSVAHAATAGQADSLLRTASFDLIILDLGLPDEDGLRFLQRLRRRGLELPVLILTARDAVTERVSGLQAGADDYLVKPFDLRELAARLHALLRRAAGRATQMIEHGTLSYDPAACAAFMAGEPVDLSRREQALLQALLQNPGRVLSAEQLKDAVYGLGDDVESNALNVHIHHLRRKLGNGIVETVRGIGYRLGPAGHASAPTEAPDP
- the dsbD gene encoding protein-disulfide reductase DsbD, which translates into the protein MRALFIFLACCLWSVQLANASPFTFGQKQQDFLPVDEAFTLHVEQPDAGGVVLRWDIAPGYYLYQERLRFAGLPPGIEPQLPPGEAYHDEYFGDSRIYRDSLEVQLPDADLASLELGWQGCADAGLCYPPQSRTVELGGSSTPPSMPVQADDQALASGLQQQSLGWSLLIFFGLGLLLAFAPCSLPMLPILAGIVVGSQAGPRRGMALAGAYVFSMALVYAALGVVAALLGANLQGWLMQPWLIASFAGLFVLLSLPMFGFFELQLPAGLRDRLEQAGRQRRGGSLAGASALGVLSGLLVGPCMTAPLAAALLYIAQSGDALNGGLVLFALGLGIGTPLVLLVTVGNRFLPKPGPWMDRVKVSFGFLFLVAALYVLRPLLSDPLWVGLWGALLVVGASGLLHLSRELVRHQALSRAVASLAGIWGVALLLGAAGGAQDVLRPLGVFTGSVASSQGAEPAHGFVGFSEPADLDRELAAARAAGQWVLVDYYADWCVSCKVMEKEVFGDAQVQAALTGVRILRPDVTQTDPASRELLNRYQVMGPPTLLFIGPDGEERRTQRITGEVDANQFLNRWNQTMERG
- a CDS encoding MBL fold metallo-hydrolase; amino-acid sequence: MLVFEPFYTDGLAQISYLIGDSKAAVAAVIDPRRDIDIYLQMAKARGLRIAYAIETHIHADFVSGAQALAKRTGAQIIGGRADNYEFELRQVSGGETIELGQATLQVMHTPGHTPEHISLQLFDAQQGDQPIALFTGDTLFNLDVGRPDLLGEGSERKLAGALYHTLFDHYLPLGDRIEIYPCHGAGSACGKSIGDRRHSTLGSERLFNPALREQRSEDEFIDWLLADMPEPPRHYARLKQLNVRSAVQMEGASLPPPLAPSEFETLAARGMQVVDVRSILAFGGGHVPGAINIALRNEFVNWAGWMLDDARPILLVGESADDVHQAVTQLYRIGLDDIRGYLRNGMTDWQNAALPLNRLQEWTVHELNARREAPDVQVLDVRSPQEVAAGRVPGARHIFVAHLADRLNELDPDKTTATYCGSGYRASIAASILKKAGFCDVANVPGSWMAWKAANLPVQEG
- a CDS encoding sulfite exporter TauE/SafE family protein; translation: MVEIGLGLLVGLVLALTGAGGGILTVPLLIFVVGLELHQAAPIGLMAVGLAAWVGAVIGLRDGIVRYKAAALMACCGVLLAPVGVWVAGRVAHDVLAVVFALVMFWVAFRAFRRPPSDDTTPRAVPCRLNPDTGRFHWTSRCAATVAASGTLAGFLSGLLGVGGGFVLVPALSRFSDLPMHSIAATSLAVIGLVSVSGVLSAALTGSIQWAVALPFSAGAVLGMFAGRMVSSRLDGRLLQRGFGLVAAVAASALLLQVAF